The Amphiura filiformis chromosome 12, Afil_fr2py, whole genome shotgun sequence genome includes a region encoding these proteins:
- the LOC140165500 gene encoding alcohol dehydrogenase [acceptor]-like — protein MSAIHVYDYIVIGAGSAGCVVASRLSEDSNSTVLLLEAGSSDEDCPNISIPAMVGTLWQTDIDWSFKTVPQKHAAQAYTDETIAWPRGKILGGTSSINYMAYVRGHSADYDSWERLGCDGWGWKDVLPYFIKSENNTCQKYTDPKFHGVGGPLTVSDHSSYRTLLSKEVIKAGIELGYPEIDINDGNCIGFGDCPATIFDGERNSTARAFLHPVMDRNNLTVTTNALVTKILIEDNKAVGVEYMIGDKTESVRVSKEVALCGGTVNSPQILMLSGIGPRSHLESLGIECIADLPVGKNLQDHLLCQLKGSINEESGVMSLNDIMDPKYQEQYKLDKTVCIFEFYSSVRSDCLIRKYCRIRQYVAESGRLWTNNGIESFGFIKSGLEEDVEWPELQMTMFPMYYAIGPDEPKVLGINKE, from the exons ATGTCggctatacatgtatatgactATATTGTGATTGGTGCAGGAAGCGCAGGATGTGTAGTTGCTTCTCGGTTGTCAGAAGATTCCAATTCTACTGTTCTTCTGTTAGAAGCAGGGTCATCTGATGAGGATTGTCCTAATATATCTATACCTGCTATGGTAGGAACTCTGTGGCAAACTGACATAGATTGGAGTTTTAAG ACTGTTCCCCAGAAGCACGCAGCGCAAGCATACACAGACGAGACAATTGCATGGCCTCGTGGAAAG ATACTTGGTGGTACGAGCAGTATAAATTACATGGCGTATGTTCGTGGGCATTCTGCTGACTATGACTCGTGGGAGAGGCTAGGATGTGATGGGTGGGGCTGGAAAGATGTGCTGCCTTACTTCATCAAAAGCGAAAATAACACATG CCAGAAATACACGGATCCAAAGTTCCACGGCGTTGGAGGACCGTTAACTGTGTCGGATCACTCTAGTTATAGAACGCTACTGTCCAAAGAAGTCATCAAAGCTG GTATAGAACTTGGTTATCCGGAAATTGATATCAACGATGGAAACTGT ATTGGATTTGGTGATTGCCCTGCAACAATATTTGATGGCGAACGGAATAGTACCGCCCGGGCATTCTTGCATCCAGTCATGGATCGAAACAACCTCACTGTTACTACCAATGCACTTGTCACCAAG ATTCTTATTGAAGACAATAAAGCAGTTGGTGTGGAATATATGATAGGAGACAAGACTGAATCGGTTCGTGTTTCCAAAGAAGTCGCTTTGTGCGGAGGAACAGTAAACTCACCTCAG ATTCTGATGTTGTCTGGAATAGGTCCTAGATCACATCTTGAGAGTCTCGGCATAGAATGTATTGCTGATTTGCCTGTTGGTAAGAATCTTCAG gatCATCTGCTATGTCAATTAAAAGGTAGTATAAATGAAGAAAGTGGCGTGATGTCTCTTAACGATATTATGGACCCGAAATATCAGGAACAATATAAATTGGATAAAACAGTATGTATATTTGAATTCTATtcatcagtccggtccgactgcctgatcaggaagtactgccgaatcagacagtatgttgccgagtcaggca gACTCTGGACGAACAATGGCATAGAATCGTTTGGATTCATCAAGTCAGGCTTAGAG GAAGACGTCGAATGGCCTGAACTCCAAATGACAATGTTCCCGATGTATTATGCAATAGGTCCTGATGAACCCAAAGTACTCGGCATCAACAAAGAGTAA